The DNA window GTACTTGATGTGTAGGTAAGGTTTTAGCTTGGCTCATGTCCCATCTGCAACGTTTAAAACCTATCCTgacaccagggggcgatcaagCCGATTTGGCTTCGCTTCCATCTTTATTTACAGTCTAGTTAGTGCTAGCCAAGctgcaacctccgggtctgagcagtgacgtgcctaaagctgcattctaccaaaaattccaacaggggatGCTGACGaaggctgcaaaagcatttgggtccattcactttaatacaaaatgaagaaaacttctcacttgatttattacctcagaatttacTATATGCACTATTATAttacactatggtctcaatgactagtaaaaatcttcttcaagacaacatgatgttaattgtgtactccaaggagtcgctgttcatttttcttaggtaggcaagttttgttttttattcttgtaAAATAACTCACATCCGCCCACATTTACTAACCATTAATCATGATctatttaaaacaaacagaaaagcagATTATTCTTGTTATCATGTAGATTAGAACATGTTGACCTTACGATACGATACaatacgatacgatacgatacgatacgatgcgatacgatacgatacgatacgatacgatacgatacgatacgatgCGATGCGATgcgatacgatacgatacgatacgaaaactttattatccactgagtggaaattcctctttggtttcaccatagacatgtctcaaaacaaacagaataaatagtaaaacaataaagaaaaaacatttcaaggatagaaaaatataaaatagactaaagcaataactgtacttcacactTGGGGCTGACGGATCATACCTCGCTGGTATACTTTGTTATGTTGGTGAGAAATTTAGACTCATCACTTCCACTGAGTCCCACTTCCACATAATAGACCCCGACTGTGGCTCCTCCGTGGGAGGATTTCGTCGTTTGTCTGGCCTTCAGCAGGCTCACCATGTCCTCATAGTACTCCTGAGAGCCCTCTGATCTAGCTTGAGCCTGTAACAGGTTAAACATTGTGtgtcaaaatgtcttttgttcaAACAGCCCATTTATTCAGTCATACATAGAGATAAATCACCACATTACCACAAAGCGGTAGGTATGGTAGTTGTAAGGTTTCCTGTAGTACTTCTCGTCTTCGTTGTAGTGAAGGTTCTCACAGAATGCGTCATAGACGTATTTTCTCCATTCACCATTATAGACATATTCACACTTTCCATCAAAGTACTTTGGGTCAAGCACAAGATCCACAAAGTCCCCAGTCAAGACGTTGTAGCtaggaaattaaaataattcaaattagtCGTTTAGTAAAGGTATGATATGTCAAGCAGAAGAAATAATGGTGTGACTGGTAGCGTCaatgtatcccaaatcggacagtTATcggctaacattctatcaaaatgtcacataaactactaatataaatgatcatgttatgtttccaattaattaaatggtgtgaaactaaaatcTAACTTCTTATATTTTagactgtatattgttttaactgtgtacgttagccttgggtttaccagagtccgctaaaggacgctaacgccggtgaattagccgtgtgctaactgtatcccacatcgaAAACTACTTAATTAATGATGtagtgatcttaagttaaaaatctaagaacgtcCTAATTGaaaaaactaagaagttcctaaggacaattattaagaaaaaaaatggtgaatagcatttaagaacattcttaggaacatcttattttttttcttaagaattttcttatgttttatcTTAggaacacttttgtgaatccggccccaggTAACTAATTTGCTTTTTAAACTCTAATGTGATATGGATGCTGTATTTACCCCTGAGTGCCACGATCAGCACCGGGGATCGGCAGTATGGTCGAACACTTGTCATCTCTCTGGTTGAAGTTTACACAGTCGTCTTCATCAGAAAAATCAtcacagtctctctctccattaCAGCGAAGGGACTGGCTGATGCAGCGCCCTGGACAGACAGCGAGAcagggttaaccctctggagtctccaaaagctccaaatcatgacttctttatcacatccagactagaaaacaaagcagcgtggagcccttctgttaatttacctctaaagttctggctgtaaactccatgaggccagtttcagtttgatgatgatataccaagtaaaactggagacaaatatatttagtataaaatgatagaactggatggaaccctcttatatgttatatttgcaacctttgctcacatttgcaacatttaaaattctttattgagcatgacagtgttttcaaagttaaaaaagattcaaaatcacattttatgttgtgctaaagacacaaaatgaccaaaaaaagacacaaaatgacaaaaaaaagacacaaaatgacaaaaaaagacacaaaatgactaaaaaaagacacaaaatgaccaaagaaagacacaacatgactaaaaaagacagaagaagacacaaaatgacgacaaaagacacaaaataactaaaaaaagacacaaaagacacaaaaaagacacattatgactttctttttggttcgaaatgttgatccagtaagtcagaataaaaaaaacaaattattattatcaggtcttataggtgaggttgtgctggaaaaaaagaccaacatggcatttaaacatgttttaagtagTGTTTAGAGACAGGATGAACAGGattcaaacatggacaaaagagtctaagactccatagagttaatagaCATGCATGGAAGATCATGTGTTGTGTGATTGGTCGGTGGTGGGACTTACCTGTTTCAGTGCAGGTGAAGCTGTCTCCACAGTAATCTGGCACCAGACACTGTGTTGTTGCATTTGGACATGCCAGGTTCTCCCACAACGTCTCATAGCACTCTGTGCCACCAAACTGTGAGGGCCTTTCCAAATTTCGGGAACGGATCTAAAACAGAGTTAAACATGAGTTAACACTTAAAATCACTCAGTATGTCCATTTCTTTTTGCTGTTATCAAGATATCAAGAtcgtatatattatatatgtcatataccacttatatatatatattattataacctgTTGTTTTAACGGTAAtgaacggcagctgtggttgccagaactttaccgtagtAAAtaaggtgcaactttttctaatattacgttaaaagatatttgcactgttgatttcacgtttaagatttccattttatttaattttttgccgtataatataacatttttccatcaaaagaaacgatGTTTAATACTGGAAAATATTTTAtgaatgccgcataaattaaagatttcaccattaaatattacagtattttttgttagagatatggtgtttagtacatttaacagttagaaaaagtattttttacaaaagataaatgcaagaattacagtgatggcttgcatatatatattacagtatatttttgttacacacaagGTGCCagtatattttacagtggagtaatgttgttttttttaagaactgtaaaaaatacagttttggctgatatatacatttacggtcttttactgtcatggtttagcttTAGTTTAGTAGCTTTAGTTTTTCACTGTGaaatctacagacttttttacagtgtatatctctgcatatatttaaatacatttattaattgatgttcatactacaacatgcaacaacttatttaacctatttaacatactaaaatatattttctccaatgtacaatatctgtaaaaatgcaaagtactttcaggaaatcAAACAAAcgcaaaataataaatattaataataatattaataaatgccaaatagcagaaatgtatgtatagaatgtgtatagaatgtatgtcttcatttttatattcatattttatcttatatatctatgtgtctgtatctcgagctgctgtgatgactaaatttccccactgcgggataaataaagtcatatcttatcttatctcttatATAGATTCATACAGAAACACTCTAGAAATAGGAGTTACAGTATGTTTGTAATGGTAACcatataaagtaattaatattatttcatCATTCCATATAAGTATTAACATTAAACAGAGTGGTTCCTTAGATCCTATTAAAGCAGAAGCTCTGATTTAATCATTGTCCCCTTTGGACCTATTGATCTTCTCATCCATTTATTGAGCTATACCATCTCAACTTAACGCGAAACTCAAAAGAGTTATAATTTTACCATTCAAGATTCaagagtctttattgtcattatacaaGATAATGAAATTTCCTTCAGACTCATGGCTTAAAGACatacaacaaattaaaaaggaaCATAATAGGTTAAAAAGGCACAcgttagaataaaaaataataaaagaaaagaaaagaaaagaaaagaaaagaaaagaaaagaaaatagataaaataaaataaaataagtagaataaattaaaatagataaaataaaatagatacattgCCACGTATCACACATGCCACCTACAATAAACCATTCAAGATTCaagagtctttattgtcattatacaaGATAACGAAATTTCCTTCAGACTCATGGCTTAAACAGTACaatattaatacaataaattaaaaagaaacataatagGTTAAAAAGGCACACAttagaataaaaaagaataaaataaaataaaagaataaaataaaatagaataaaataaaataagtagaatatattaaaatagATACAATTAAAtagatgcatttaaataataatagaataaaatagaataaaattaaatcGCACATGCCACCtacaataaaatcataatttcattcaacattttgaaatgacAAATTCATGCAATTTATTAAGAAAAGTTCCATTACCTTTTTGTCTGTGCAGGCGTTACAAGGAGTCCAAGATGACCACCTCCCCAGCTGACACTCGATGGGTGTCGGTTTGCCGACAGCTCTGCCTCTCCTTATTCCAGCCCAACTGGAGTCCAAAAACATCTATCATCATCTcttttaatacaaatatatgaaagtactgtttttaaaagtgttacAAAATGAAGATAAGAGCTATTCAAGCAggaatactgtactttttagcAGCAGCTGTCCATGGCCTCCTGGATGCATTCACAAATTGGCTCAAATTGATGCACAGATGCAGAGTGCATAGAGTCaggaatattttaataaatgtccCCATATTGAAAATGAGTCCTTGGATTAAAATGCCACATCACAAAACAGCCGTTGTGTTGTGACGCTCACCACTGGGGTCTTGACCAACCACAGTGAATCATTGATCAAGAGTAAACACATGCTCTTACAACagctggaaatgtttttttttaaatgatctatAACCCCCGTTTCCCATCTTCAGCTAAGCAAACACTCTAAACAAACCAGAACATGAAGtccaaaatacaaataaactctTATAAAACCCTTGTGTACCACTTTTAAAATTACCTTGTGTTCTTAGAGGACAAATATGTCATAAAGTATACACggccgcccataaagttggaataacttTGTTTAAGATACAATACTCTGTTAATGTGGGTTCATTGCCATTATGATATGTtcggaagagattgattaaagaagttttgagaagatatacactttatctgtcaagaataaatcacattgtcataaattatagagttaaaaaaatacttttttgttgttatatttcttttattgatATTGTTTATCGCTTAAACTGGATATTTTTTAGAACCAACATCATATTCTGGTCATAATTACCCAATATTGATTAATTTTCAGATCcaaaaccctttaaatgccagcttGTTTAAATATTGCcactgttgtttcttttttttttggaaaggaGCCAAAGACCAAACATGAGAAAATAGCCTCGTCTGTtggaaaaagtaaaaactacaattgtGAAGCCAGGGCTCTAAATTGAATGCCTGATATAATGAAACGCATAACTGCAggtgcattaccgccacctactggacTGGAGTGTGGAGCAGTAGCTTGACAGGAAATTAAGGCGAGAAGatgatacaaaataaaataaaataaaataaaataaaataaaataaaataaaataaatgatttaacgGGAAAAGGGGAAACAATAGTGTAactcagggattcccaaagtgtggtgcgtggacccccaggGTGCACgggctgctgctagggggtgcacgagatgaaaaatgtaatggcggtctgataattacacaattacacaataaagacgtgtaaataattcaatttttCCAACtcgtgttatgatgacgggttatGTGTTAggtccacgctcatttaaacatGCTGCAATTTTTGTACAATGTGGCTCAATATATAACATTTACTCGAACGCATCTGCTTTCTGcctttgttgcattattttgaaacggtgtttcagatgaattcaaatgcgagagcgcattgttgtgattgtgattattttattatatgtgtgttctggtcatttgaacatgattaaacatgccgcctttaatatggcgataaaaaagcttattgcattttgttgtttttttaaggtgtgggggTGCATCAACCCGGTTTGGACATAGAAGGGGCTGCgcagctaaaaaagtttgggaactgcTGGTAACTAATAGCCGCATACGGAGTTGCTTCAGATTTGTCAATTAAACAGCATGAACGCGCACGTCATTAGGTCACGCGCAGCACGCAGGTGCGTCTCACGTCTCGCGGCGGCGCTttcaaattgtttgttttagcaTAAACAGTCAGCTGGCTTCATCACGGTACATTTATTACCGTCGCCACAGTTTAGACCGCTTTCCTAATGTATGAACCTGAACAGTGATGAACAAAACGAGGCACAATGGAAGAGGTAACTATTAAAGACATTTGTCTAACTTCAGGTTGAGGACAATTGGAGGAGAGCTACATTTAAGTAGCATTCTTACCATGCCCTGTGCTAGCCGGTAGCCCGTGTTTGAttagctgtgtgtttgtttcactAGTTGATGATTATCAtgaaaagcagtggtggaatgtagctaagtacatttactcaagtactgtacttaagtacaattttgaggtacttgtactttacttgagtatttccattttatgtaactttttacttctactccactacatttttaggcaaatattgtactttttactctaggatttagctgccagctttagttacttttcaggtcgagatttaacattatatatatatgatcaatgtaaagtgattTGACGTTTTTTTGattaaatcttttaacagtatattaagtaattaaatgagcccaatctttacaaaattaaaacactgcatacattaaatcaccaacaaaaataatgtaataatatatttagaatatataaaacaattatagtgggtccattctgcataacccgagtacttttacttttcatactttaagtatattttgatgctgatacttttctacttttacttcagtaagatttggatgcagaacttttacttgtagtggagtaatttaccagggtggtattagtacttttacttaagtaaaggatctgaatactttttccaccactgatgaaaAGTCTATGACTTAGCTAGGTTATCACAATTCTAAATACTACAGTACTCGTTCACTTCTAGTGTTATTTAGCAATGGAGATACagttatgaaaaaatattacaccaccctttttcttcaatttcttgttcattttaatgcctgttacaaatagttacatttgtttttacaaatataataacagagatagctcataagagttttatttaagattatttttggtttttatcaagatggttttcttgattaaaaccaaaatcattataaagaaaaccatggaaaatggctggatatcagctcttaaattaaactcttatgagctatgttggttgttatcattatatttgtccaaacaaatgttcctttagttgtaccaggcattaaaataaacaagaaatcaagggtggtctaatatttttttccatgactgtagtttatgttttattttcccagGTTTTCTGTCAATCTGAGATGGCTGCCTCCACCTCAAAACAATGgctgccaatttttttttttttgttataaaaataataactttatttaaaacaattattaaaaacaattcttacattaaaagaaaaacaataaaagacagcgCAGGAACAATCAGAAGACATTGTCAgaattaaaaggtaaaaggagtaaataAGTAAAAGGTGAAGAAGTAAATAGTAGtaaaatagaaagcattacttaaaagcaagtctataaaagtgggttttgagaagtgatttaaaataagtttaGAAGTTTGTTGCTCACATCATTAATAGGTAACATGGCCAAATTCAGCAGCATCATATtctctgagaaacaaacatcGTCCCTACTATTCTGGATAAACcatagaccttttttttttatcatgttctGTGAACTAACATTTATTGTCATAATGTATTCGTCTTTACTCACTTAACAATGCTTTATAAAATGTAAgacaactggaaaaaaaaagtatcgtAATGAATCATAATTCTGGAAAGCCCAAGATGGCTTCAAATCTGAAATGCatatgataaaatgtttttaaggtCAAATGATTTTTTCACCCAAtaattcaaaccacaaaaattcAGTTTACAAACACAACAGActgagaaaacatattttagcagatttttttcttaaaataattacTTGAGAACCcaaataataaacaacagaTTAATGGGGTAAAGGCAGAAATCTTAAAGACAGATTTTTCGAAACCTCAGCATGTGAAACCAAACCTATCTGCATAACTACATACCAcgagagagtgagtgaggaaatgttttttttgtaattttggtaaACCAGCCCCTAAATTGTGTTGTGTCAGCACTGGGGTTTGGCTCCCTAAATTAACCCTGAAGTAAATTGTCTTTCAACGCAATAGTATTTCTATTAATCCGATGATTAATGATTTGTGATATCTATTATTTTCCAAGGAGGGACTGAACTTCAAAGCTCTGAGGGCCAAGTTTCAGGAGTCTCAATCCAAAATCAGTCGACCAGCTGTTGCAGAGAAACCCAAACACTTCCCTCCTTCTGGAGGTCACTGCAGCTCTGTGGTCAGCAGTATTAATATTGCTGTAGAAAACAAGACACCAGTGGTTCCCCGGGTCATCTTCAGAGAAGGGCTGCGGGCATCCGGAGGCAAGCGGCCAATTTCCTTTCCACCACAACCACAGGAGACCTCCCCCTCATCTCAGCTGGCTAATGGAGATGGCACAGCAAGACAGTCCCTCAAAGACAGACACATGCCTCTGGTGCTTCCTGTCCTGCCTGTAAAAGAGCAAAAGGCAGAACCGCCGGCCAAAAAGGAGCACAAACTGGAAGCAGAGGCGGGGAAAGAAGTACCGCCACAAACTAAAATCAAGAAGAAAGGTTTGCTGCTTCCTTTCAAGACAGCCAAAGCATCAAAGGTCAGTGCAGAAAGTGGAGAGGAGCCTACGTATGCTGATTTGACCACCAGACCTTCCAGTGCTCCGGCTGAGTTGCCCTCTTTGGAAAAACAAACCACAGAAGATGGGGTTTCACTCCAAAGTGACCAATCCACCGCTGAGTTCCCCCTCTCCAGCCCAGACATCCCAATCACCCCTACCTCTGCAGAGACAAGTGTTGACTCCGACAACAAAATGTTTAGCACCTTGGAGAGGGCCAAGAAGAAGTTTTCACGCAAGCAGATGTTGATCTCTGGCAAACCTAAGAGCTCTCGTTCCCCTGACTATGTCTCAAGAGACAAGTTTTTCCCTTTCCCGCCAAAGAAAGTTGTTGAACCCGAGCAACCCATACCAACACCAGTCTGTCTTCCACACCTGGCTTGTCTATCAGCCCGGCCTTTCTCCAGGGCCAACTTCTCTGCACGCAGTAAGTCGTATTCAGTGACAAACCCTTCTCGTCTTGTTCTGTTTAAACAAATAACATGCCTAATGCATTTGTGATATTGTATTTCTCCGATGGCTAGGGACTGCGTTGGATAAGCAGTTTGGGAGGGATAAAGCTGTTCCCTCTGTTAGGACCAGTGAACCTCCTCCACCCTCTGCTCCACAAAAGAAGCCTCTACCCGAATTGAGGTTTCTGGGGCCGTTGCCACCGAAGCCCCTGAGACCGCCGATGGTAGATCTGAGCTGTTACCACCGACCCTCAGTTAACGGTATGTTCACTTTGTTtgaagaagacatgttatgcTATTTTCTGGGCTATACAGTCAGGCAAGaattatcagaccaccctttttcttcaaatttttgtttattttaacccctggtacaactaacagtacatttgtttagacacatttaatgataacaaaaaaaataactcataagggtttaatttaagaattggtatctagacattttccatggttttcttgataataaccaaaatcattatctagaaaaccatggaaaatggctagatatcagctcttaaattaaactattataagctgtctttgttgttatcattatatttgtccaaacaaatgtacctttagttgtaccaggcattaaaatgaacattgttTGAACATGTTTACTGGCTGTAATGTTCAAAAAAACGCATTACTTTTCTCATACGTTCTGTCTGGATCTTTATGTATGTACaagctgtgtgcatttctccatGGATTGATCGTTTTTATAGTTTcccagtatttatatagcacccaGACTTTATGATCAAAAGAGATgtgaaaatctcacttttttacagtatggacctttatttttttgttttccatttcTTTAGTTTCCTGTTCTTTATTTGACTTTCGTGGCTGCAGACAAATATGGttaaatagttttatttaacTTGGAAATTGCTCACTGTGTATTATCCAAACTCCAGTGGACATTATACTTATTTGTGGTTAAGGTTTAACATCTGTTCAAGTGCTGATTTTGGTTTCTTATAATATAGAGGTGTCACCAGATCTTAACCAAGCACCAAGTGAGGAGCCAGAGGCtgagcatccatccatccccaaCCCTGTACTGGACGCTCCGGAGTTTCCAGACTTTGAGATTTCCGAGATGGAAACAGCAGAGAGTGATGCTGTTTACATTGGTGCGCTCGAACTGGAGTCTCTAGACTTTTTCTGCACGAACCCTCCTGTACCAGAAGTCTGTGGGGTCACTGATTTTGAGGATCCAAAACCTGCCTTATGTGATCCTGTAGAGCCCCTTATGAGCGCAGGCGTCCATGACCTGAACCTCGGCATGGAAAACATAATACCCTTCGATCCAGCCGACTTCCCTGAACAAATAAACTTTTCAGAGTTCCCCGAGCCTGCTGGATCAGAGCAGTGGTCTCAGAGCGAGGAGGTTCTCATAGATCCTCTCTCTAGCACTCACACCGATGAGACCGACCTGGGAGATGCCGAGTCTCACTCTGCTGCACAGGAACCAGACAATACCCACGCATCATCCAATGATGGCATTCAACCACATCCCAAGTGAGTGTTGTCGTACCCGCAGTCAACTTTTTGATCCATTTTTTCacctacaggtacatctcaataaattagaatatcatagaaaagttgatTTCTGTCgctaattcaattcaaaaagtggaaataacacataatatagatccatgacacacagaattaaacatctcatatcttaatttatttaatttattctaattataatgatcatagcttacatttaatgaagacctaaaattcagtgtttttaaaaaaaatgtaatattacaaagacccattttaaaaagtgtttaatatggaaatgttggcctctgaaaagtatgtccatctatatgactcaatacttggttggggctatttgacttgaactactggaaaagGACTttcccatcatattctaatttattgagatgcacctgaatGTTTGTGCTTTGATATttctttcttgtattttttgattgtttttttttttttttcttccctctaGCGTTTCACAGCAGGACAGTTACTATGAAGCGTGTGCTAATGTGTACGAGGATGTCGAGAACATCAACAGATTCATCTTGGGCCAGAACTCACGTAAACAAAAAAGTTCTCTAAAGAGTAAGAATGTTTTCTAAATACAGAGTTTCCTCTAAATGTGATATATTTTGCAGATATTTGCTGTCCTGGTTTAACTTCcttgttaaatatttttacagatCCATATGCTGACAGCCACCCTATGGTAACTAATTATTTAAATTGAGTATATAATCATCTGTAGTGAGTAAAGTTTATGGCCAGTTTAACAATCATCtgtgttaaattaaatttatcATCCGTTCATTCGAAGAAAGAGGAGGCGACTCTTAACATATGGCCAAGGAATCCATG is part of the Centropristis striata isolate RG_2023a ecotype Rhode Island chromosome 11, C.striata_1.0, whole genome shotgun sequence genome and encodes:
- the si:ch211-188c16.1 gene encoding FYN-binding protein 1 isoform X2, with protein sequence MEEEGLNFKALRAKFQESQSKISRPAVAEKPKHFPPSGGHCSSVVSSINIAVENKTPVVPRVIFREGLRASGGKRPISFPPQPQETSPSSQLANGDGTARQSLKDRHMPLVLPVLPVKEQKAEPPAKKEHKLEAEAGKEVPPQTKIKKKGLLLPFKTAKASKVSAESGEEPTYADLTTRPSSAPAELPSLEKQTTEDGVSLQSDQSTAEFPLSSPDIPITPTSAETSVDSDNKMFSTLERAKKKFSRKQMLISGKPKSSRSPDYVSRDKFFPFPPKKVVEPEQPIPTPVCLPHLACLSARPFSRANFSARRTALDKQFGRDKAVPSVRTSEPPPPSAPQKKPLPELRFLGPLPPKPLRPPMVDLSCYHRPSVNEVSPDLNQAPSEEPEAEHPSIPNPVLDAPEFPDFEISEMETAESDAVYIGALELESLDFFCTNPPVPEVCGVTDFEDPKPALCDPVEPLMSAGVHDLNLGMENIIPFDPADFPEQINFSEFPEPAGSEQWSQSEEVLIDPLSSTHTDETDLGDAESHSAAQEPDNTHASSNDGIQPHPNVSQQDSYYEACANVYEDVENINRFILGQNSHICCPGLTSLLNIFTDPYADSHPMKEEATLNIWPRNPWGSVSGEHAHSAHNHVHSKGCQSPNTAEHKEQKKREKQRLEKEKKEQKEREKKENEMKKKFKVTGEEEPMYHAKVTVASKVRKNDLPVKSGDTVSIIRTTNCPKGKWLARDANHKYGYISVMNVELNIKEMLELGKKAQAAGRGGNLELDTISIGSRSSSHPVLSSSFTDDSEEWACEDETLSPSNESHFPRQAVSLPEMSCGHVGAQHTLSDANLEDLHTHSSTFRTRHEALQKLAIFFQHSKDEFCDISDGGGVTPTNAESSNFLCAVEEPPYPEQEVDFTELELLPPPSLYADAF
- the si:ch211-188c16.1 gene encoding FYN-binding protein 1 isoform X3 — protein: MEEEGLNFKALRAKFQESQSKISRPAVAEKPKHFPPSGGHCSSVVSSINIAVENKTPVVPRVIFREGLRASGGKRPISFPPQPQETSPSSQLANGDGTARQSLKDRHMPLVLPVLPVKEQKAEPPAKKEHKLEAEAGKEVPPQTKIKKKGLLLPFKTAKASKVSAESGEEPTYADLTTRPSSAPAELPSLEKQTTEDGVSLQSDQSTAEFPLSSPDIPITPTSAETSVDSDNKMFSTLERAKKKFSRKQMLISGKPKSSRSPDYVSRDKFFPFPPKKVVEPEQPIPTPVCLPHLACLSARPFSRANFSARRTALDKQFGRDKAVPSVRTSEPPPPSAPQKKPLPELRFLGPLPPKPLRPPMVDLSCYHRPSVNEVSPDLNQAPSEEPEAEHPSIPNPVLDAPEFPDFEISEMETAESDAVYIGALELESLDFFCTNPPVPEVCGVTDFEDPKPALCDPVEPLMSAGVHDLNLGMENIIPFDPADFPEQINFSEFPEPAGSEQWSQSEEVLIDPLSSTHTDETDLGDAESHSAAQEPDNTHASSNDGIQPHPNVSQQDSYYEACANVYEDVENINRFILGQNSHICCPGLTSLLNIFTDPYADSHPMKEEATLNIWPRNPWGSVSGEHAHSAHNHVHSKGCQSPNTAEHKEQKKREKQRLEKEKKEQKEREKKENEMKKKFKVTGEEEPMYHAKVTVASKVRKNDLPVKSGDTVSIIRTTNCPKGKWLARDANHKYGYISVMNVELNIKEMLELGKKAQAAGRGGNLELDTISIGSRSSSHPVLSSSFTDDSEEWACEDETLSPSNESHSFPRQAVSLPEMSCGHVGAQHTLSDANLEDLHTQTRHEALQKLAIFFQHSKDEFCDISDGGGVTPTNAESSNFLCAVEEPPYPEQEVDFTELELLPPPSLYADAF
- the si:ch211-188c16.1 gene encoding FYN-binding protein 1 isoform X4, yielding MEEEGLNFKALRAKFQESQSKISRPAVAEKPKHFPPSGGHCSSVVSSINIAVENKTPVVPRVIFREGLRASGGKRPISFPPQPQETSPSSQLANGDGTARQSLKDRHMPLVLPVLPVKEQKAEPPAKKEHKLEAEAGKEVPPQTKIKKKGLLLPFKTAKASKVSAESGEEPTYADLTTRPSSAPAELPSLEKQTTEDGVSLQSDQSTAEFPLSSPDIPITPTSAETSVDSDNKMFSTLERAKKKFSRKQMLISGKPKSSRSPDYVSRDKFFPFPPKKVVEPEQPIPTPVCLPHLACLSARPFSRANFSARRTALDKQFGRDKAVPSVRTSEPPPPSAPQKKPLPELRFLGPLPPKPLRPPMVDLSCYHRPSVNEVSPDLNQAPSEEPEAEHPSIPNPVLDAPEFPDFEISEMETAESDAVYIGALELESLDFFCTNPPVPEVCGVTDFEDPKPALCDPVEPLMSAGVHDLNLGMENIIPFDPADFPEQINFSEFPEPAGSEQWSQSEEVLIDPLSSTHTDETDLGDAESHSAAQEPDNTHASSNDGIQPHPNVSQQDSYYEACANVYEDVENINRFILGQNSHICCPGLTSLLNIFTDPYADSHPMKEEATLNIWPRNPWGSVSGEHAHSAHNHVHSKGCQSPNTAEHKEQKKREKQRLEKEKKEQKEREKKENEMKKKFKVTGEEEPMYHAKVTVASKVRKNDLPVKSGDTVSIIRTTNCPKGKWLARDANHKYGYISVMNVELNIKEMLELGKKAQAAGRGGNLELDTISIGSRSSSHPVLSSSFTDDSEEWACEDETLSPSNESHFPRQAVSLPEMSCGHVGAQHTLSDANLEDLHTQTRHEALQKLAIFFQHSKDEFCDISDGGGVTPTNAESSNFLCAVEEPPYPEQEVDFTELELLPPPSLYADAF